Part of the Cydia pomonella isolate Wapato2018A chromosome 5, ilCydPomo1, whole genome shotgun sequence genome is shown below.
aaggtgcctaccgcgaacaccgtagtaagcaaattgcgggcatctttctctgtcccTCTTTTACGCCTCAataggagtaaaagagaaagatgcccgcaatttgcgaacttcggtgttcgcggtagatCCTCAGAAACGGCTGTCAATTACTAACcttgtatattttaaatttgtaagtAATCGAAAGCATatagtacagtcaacatcaaaagtagcggatgaaacaacgcgctaaaagtatctgatattccggataactgttccaaatatagataaatttctaaacttcacgctcaaaagtatatcttttacagtcttagttgtactatattaaatacatcactttttgttaagctgttacagaaaatgttgatacttatgaaacgttatttgatcctctacttttgatgctgactgtacctaaaatatttaaagactTAAGTACCTCCCTTTACTGAAACTGACGAAAAAACAAGTACTAGGTCCATGCAAACATTCAGATCCTTATAATAACGTTCACAGTTTTAAATTGATGTTTTCCCAAAAATAGTGGGGTAAGCAACGGTCCTATAAAGTCGGGCAGTACATCAGAAGACGCTACGATGGTTTGATATCGAGACTGTACCTGCCGGACGAGATTGTGATTCGGACAACGGACTACGCGCGAACAAAGATGACAGCGCTGGCTGCGTTGGCCGCCATATACCCGCCGCCGCCTGCGCAGAAATGGAACCCTACGTTGGACTGGCAACCTGTGCCTTACAATACGCTACCGTACGATGAGGATGATGTGAGTATTCAAAGACAGAAACTATATTAGAATGTGCTTCGACTAGAGCTGGTCATAAGGCTATGGCGTCTATGACGCCACCTCCCATGCCATTTTGCCATTTTGTTTTGGTTATATTGCAGCTATCATAATCCCATTGTCTTTATTGTATTTTCCTAAATGTCAAAATACCTTAGTCCTATAATGCCTAAATCTTaaattttttcttttaaaatggaCAAACGTTAAACGATCCAGACATTTTCTTTGACACTCTACCTTTGTGAGATCTAAGAATTTTGGTAAATGGGAATGggtataacaaaattaaagcaACATTTTTAGGGGCGAGATATGTAACatgttaacaataaaataatattttcagctCTTATACTGGTACAACTGCCCACGATATCTCTGGCTGCGAGACAGAATGTATGAACTACCTGAAGTGGCACCTACTTTGAGACAATACAACGACCTATTCCGATATTTGAGCGAGCACACAGGAAAAAACATCACTACACCCGAACAAGTTTTCTTTTTGGATAACCTTTTCCAAGCACTGGTGACTAATTTACATATGAATAGggagtttttaatattttaccttttaaatAATGCTGGATTAAAATAAACGTTACGTTTCAGAATAATGTCAACCTAAAACCACCTAAATGGGCACAAGATGTAATGCCCCAGATCAAAACCATGACAAAGATTGAATATGCTATAGAAGTTTTTAATGATGAATTGAAGCGACTGTcgataggtaagtatttattaaatacgaTGGGTAGATTATTTTCcagtaaataaattcaattagcAATGTGATGACGAAAGTTCAAAATGTCGGTGTATTTGTATGTATAGTGTAGACTGCTTGTAATTTTAGAAAATCTGCTTGTTTGgttataatttctttttcttGTACCACGAAGCCATGGTAACGCGCACATAATTTTAACTTACACACAAGTTGATGCGTATACAAACATGTCATGCACATATACACTTAAACGTACTATGACGCGCCCGCCCTGTGGTATAGTATAATCCCAGCCACAACGATGGCAATAACATCAATAATTTATCTCTTTAGCTGCTCgcctaaacaaaaaaattaattgaccgaagcgttagcgaaggtctacaTTTTGACTCTTACAATTTACTTTCGTATGTCCAGATGTTCTcatctacaggtcgcaattctcaactgaatctcgtgaaattttgtaagcaggttcagTAGCTACATAGGATCTGATCTgatctgtcgtttcgttttttgtgCTTCCGTCTGTCATTACGGTCTAcggcacttaagaccattgttagtacgctgtgaaaatggctcaacgaagtattttttggttttacttgttttaagcttatcgatcttatcgcgaggtctacagctcacggaGCCACTAGTACTAATGATTATTAACTTCGTAGGTGTGCTGATGGCCGAAATCGTTAATGCGACTAACGCTGCGATAGCGGGCAACACCGACCAGCCCAAGTTGCGACTGTACTCTGCTCACGAGAACAACGTAGCTACCCTGATGGCGGCCGCTGGAGTCTTCGAACCACACCAGCCTATGTACGGAGCTACATTCTCGTTGGAGCTGCGACGTCATCAGCTGACCGGGGAATACGGAATTACGGTATGACTAGACAACGTAGCGCAACTAACGAAACGTTGACGTTAACGAGTCCCTCATGGTTGAAGGTTAAGCCTAAAGGAGTTTTCGTTGCCTTTTCGTTGGAGTTGAGCGTCATTAGCTAACCGTAAAATATGATTAACTATAGCATGACGGTATAGGGTAGGCCGGTAGAACCGGATTGTTAAAGAATTTGTACTATCAGTTAATTCTGAATGACGAATTACTATTTACATTGACAATCATCACAATAATGACTTAATTCAAAGTCATATTTGATTTGCCGCCTTGTCTACGACGCTATTGTTATCTGTTATGTTTGTTTTGAGTAGATTTATATAAATCCCTTTAAgaataataagattttttacGCATTCTGCGTAGGTGAGAATTTTCGAAACattttattaacatattttgtattgttagtttttagggtttagggcctacgctagctgacgcggacgcccgcacgcacgcgggtgctatttgtaggtgaaatccgccgcacgcgtccgcttcagttagcgttgctcatactatttttcgttaacccgctcggccgctccgtgcacccgcgccagctagcgtaggcccttatattaaatttcattaatatGTTACGTAATTATTTGACAGGCCGTGTACGCGCCCGTCGCCGGCGAGCCGGAAGAGTACCTGAAAATAAACGGATGCGGGGGCACAATGTTCTGCCACTACGCAAACTTTCTCGAACTCACGCAGAACGTTTTGTGGTCGCGGCAAGATTTCCAAAACCAGTGCCCGAGAAGACATTGATAGTCATACCTAATAGctaaatatatttagtttttgttttcaatttagTACTGTCGAAAAGCGAATGATTTTTACATCTACTTGTATGACAAGACGAATATgccatatatttgttttagtccTTATGGCTATCGACAtaggtttgatattttttaaagtctAAATTATGAGGCCATAAATGCACTGAGGTTAATTTCAGGCTTTGAAGTGTCGACTGAGCGAAGTACAAACTGTATAATTTACAGTAGCTAAAATAGCGAGAAATAAACGGACTGTGATTTATACTTTCTTTTATTTCCCAACTATTTTGATTGGTACAGGATCTacttactaaatataatataagttatgTTGCGTAACCCTACGACATAGTAGGTATAGAACATAATAACATAATGCAAATTAACTAAGAAGTAATCAAactaagttaataaaatattttgattggaCCGCGGCGGAGTAGCTTCTAgtatacagtttttttattaggGCACTGAGGGCTAGCTACCCGACTTCCCtaactaaaaagttacttaagGAATTAACTCTTCGATTATGgaagaaaaatacaataaagaTACAAAGCATCTTAGAGACCAACCTCGGGTAAAACACTAGAAAAGCCATAAAtgagaaaaaaagttttttcatatatttagtacctaagaaacaaaaaaagaaatatgcaTATGCTCATTTTCCACCGAGATGCCAAAGATGTATGTAATGAATGAGCATACAATTAATGTATCATCCGAGTGAAACTTGGAAAGCATACAAGAAGACATATGATAGCGTGGTCGACCGCCACTCTGCCAATTGGTTACGAATTAGTCGGCAGAATATGTCTCTAATATTATAACTCAAGATTTCTCAAATTGGGGTATGTAAACTCCCAGGTGTTAGTCAGTGCTTGTAAAGCGGGTTCGCGGCGAGAAACAGTATATGACAGGTAAAGGGTAACTGGATCTCTTACACGTTAAAACACGGCATTGTAAGACATTCTTTAAAAAGTGGTTCGCAGTAATTTCAGATATCTAATAGGGGTACGCGGGGTTTAAGGTATGAGAAGTCCTGTTATAAactcattttattttgtatagcaTTACTACTAGACAACAATTAATGAGCGTAGACATAATACttatctataaataataaaataacacggAAACTGGTAGAGATGTTCATTACGCTTGATTATAACACATGTacgtatttatctttaaaacaCATACGTATATACGGTAGAGTACTATTGCCAGTTACAAAATTAGAGCCTAAACAACATGTACATATAATAACGAATGAATTATCTTCCTGTAGTTTAATTACATCTTGATTAGAGATAATAGCAAGTACTAGACGATACGATACAGCTTCCGAGACCACAATCATATCATTTTCTGTGGCTCATGTTGTGCgcgtgttatttatgtttttatcgTGTGTTGCAGATTAATACAACAAATTAGATAGTAttaataaaatgtgaaaaatatttgtatctGTGTACCAAAGCCATACAACATTTaaatctataaatatataagtagtagGAGGGGGGTATGAAAATGGTACATTTATCAGGCATAATCTGTAtcaagtaagtacctaagttaATTTAGTAGGTTGTAGGTAAATATCTTAGTTTCACTTAAAGTATCTTAACCTTACGTTTCAAGAATGTATAGATAgaaattaatttgaaaaaaaaaaaaagctctaATCAAAAATAGTAGGTTATGAGTCAAATGGTAACAAAAtctattatatttctttatctaCATTGTTACAAATTGCTATTGATCCAGGGTTTAACTAAACTATACCTGTacaggtaaataaatatatgtaaatgcaTCGCGACATGCACTTAGCAACCCTAAGCAGGCGGAAGGTATCGCGCATTCGCACGGAACAACCGAGTGCAATTGTTTAATGCACTATCAAACAAATCACATCACCCTAGGAGGGTACTGCTACCCATTATATCTTCCACATCTTATGCTTATGAGGAATCACATGTATTCACAGCTTTAACATTTAGATAGGATCTGTTTATAGTAGAAGTGTCATATCGCGTACCTCAATGCTGACACAACAGTAGGTATGCACTTCTTCTAAAATAATTAACTGAGCATTCACATCTGTATTTGAAGTTGGTAAAGGTTTATCAAGTATATACTAGTAAATCAGCAAGTTCTACATGCTATTATTAACTTATTTGGAAGCGATTCGGTACATGGCTAGAATCGTCCAACTGTAACCGTATAGGTCAAAGCGTGCGCATGAGTAAATAGGTGCCGTGGCACAATCGATTGGACAAAGTCAATCATCTGAGCGGACAGGTCGCGGCGACCGTGAATCTGCCAGTCCCGCACCTCAGTGGGATCTCGGCGGGCGATCCGTGCGCTTCCtgttacattacattatattcaATACTGAGCACGAACTGTGATATAGTGATATATGACTCCATTGTGAATGTCCCAAAATATTACCGGAAAAACTGACTACATCAGATTACAATGTAGAACTGCCCACAAGGCGGAGGAAAATGTGAGTCACGAGTGAAGCATAAATCCCATACATTGTTATTCAAAAGGATTGTAGCTATTAGTGGCTAGTTAATGTTGTGAAAGACATTGTTATTATGTCATTAACGGTAAATTACGACAGCGTAGGTAGTCATTAGGATAAGAGGACACTAATATGAAATTAAACCAGAGCTCTGTAAAAGTCGTTACTGACTAAAGAATTTAGTGTACAAAACAACTCTTTAAGACTCGAAAATTTGGAATTTGGAATCACAGAAGTGTAAATTGCAGAAAATTTCTTACAAGTTGgaaatattctcataaataatTGGAAATTTTTATGGAAATTATTTAGTAAACGGAAGATTATAAACTCCTTACTAAAATATGAGACGTTTCCCAAATTTTGCCGTGTAGAAATTTCGTATTTTGGAAACTCTCGAACAGCACATCAGTATTTGGAATGGTGCAGTGGTTGGTTTAGTAAATGGATGCGTTTGCGCAGGAAAGAGGGCGGTCGCGAGGAGGAGCCGACCAACGCGGCGGAAGCGGCACCGGGCCTGCGCACCGAGCACACCTGCTGCTGCCTCGGCGTGTTGGTAGGCGTCTCGCTCATCGCCGGTAATTTTCTGCTTTTTCCAAATTGATAATCCTATAATGCGTGGACGTATTATAAATAAGGCGTTATAGTTTGTCTTTCTACCATACATCTACGTTTTAAATAAAGTCCGTCTTGCCCTAACCGGAAATAAGGTCTGTGAGTAAACATTATTGACATtgcataatttgaaataaactttatttttggTTGGCCGAATAGACACTAAGAACATAATTTCACACTATTTGGAACAAATCTTAGTTCAATGctatgaaacaaaattatttcattcAAATTATCATCAAGTATGatacaaaattatttcatttccgTATTGTTTGAAGAAAATCAGTGACACTAAAATACCTATGTATGATAATTATAACTTAATATTGGCTTATTTTTATCCAGCCCTCGTAGCCGTGATCCTAATGAAAGATAATAACGTCGAAGTAACCGTCTTACGACAAGTACATGTGGTGAGTTAACTTATTTTTACACGATTTTTCAGGCAAGCAAACTTTTTTATAAGGTAAGTCCGCTTAGCACCGTTGCATACAAATTTCTATGTAAGCGGgttaccttttctctgcagctgactgtacatctctTAGTACCTATCTTGGTATTAAGAAAGTGGGAAAAGTGGCATGCACTATCAGGTAatgaataataaagaaatagaaagagtcagaccaagctaactctgcggCGTTTTAATAGCACAGGCGCCTCTAGCGTCTAGAATCTAGATAAATAAGTAGTAAAGACCGTacatgcaaagagaatttgTTCTGTTCAGATTGATAAACTCATGATCATGAACGAAGAATTTTATTGGGGACGATTTCACGTTTTATTTATGGGGCGCGATAAAACGCCATTTTGTATCAATAATATAGGAACATACGCAGCATTAGGTACGTTTGTTCTACCAACATACTTACATTATTGGATgattgtacatatttatatagttgCGTTATTTGCATTGCGTGAAATAGGGCATGCAAGaatttattataactttatCTTGTAACTAGATCCTTATACATACAGTCAATATCGATTGACAGCATCGGCTTTAGACAGCAGAGAGACAAAGATTGAAAACTGCTATCAATTTGGCAGAATCCCATAAAGCAAAGCAGTAAAacttaattacatattatagttgcctgaaaatcaTAACGATTTCTAATAAGAATGGTATTTAGGTATGTGTGTGATGTTTCAGCTCATGTCCCACGGTGAACGCACGCCCAGCGAACGTGAGTTGGCGATGCTGGGGACTCCGCCGCCGGACCACGTATTCGCGCCCTACGGTGCCGGTGCTATTACTAATGTAAGTACACTCAGAACTATGCCTTAATACTATTGGGTAGGACCCTTCCTAGTGTAATCAGTCTAGTACctattttttcttatatatatataagatacgtccataactcaggaacaaatatctgtgataaacacataaaaaaatggCCATTCTAGatttcgaacccgggacctcctgcttcgtaggcagggacaCTACCGACTAGACTAGGAGGCCATTATGCTTGCAATTAACTGTCCCTATACAGACGCTTCGCGCGTGCATGCACAAAAGCATATCAAAGCTATATTCTGGTATCGTGGGATTTTAATTCCATATCTGCACGATAGCTGCATGTTAGCGTCATAGCGAAAACCTAATTCAATTAAGACTTCGTGGGAATCACCGGAATAAAATTTGACAATAGATTTTTATGAGCGTAGTTCCTCGATTTAGGAAAATTGGTTATCCGCCGGCCGTAACCAATCGCTGCCGTCATTCTAAACTTAATCGGGAATCGCGAGTTATTTGAATGTTTCTGATGCATTGGTGCTTTATCCCGTGGTGACGCTATGCCATTCAATCGGGACAAACGGCGAGCCGTCCTTGTGGTGACTGCTCTCAGTGCATTACAAATGCAGCTGATATAATGTACACCCTGCAATTCTTTTACGGGATGTCAACAATTGGATCAAGTTTATAATACAACTGCGCTGCACGAGTGCGCGTGTTATAGCGGATATATATTAGGGatctatttagtttatattttgtttagtaTTGGTAACTTATTGACCGAACAAAGCGCAGTCCTATGTTTTAGCTTGgttaaaaatgctttcgtaagTCCGGATGTTTTGCTCTAAAAGGTCTCATTTCTCAACTGTCCTCATTAGATTTTGTGAGAAGATTCGATAATTATATAGAGTTTTATcgaatcagttttttttaatggcggTGCTCCGTGAGGTTAAGCCATGTCTACAGGTCACAGAAACactatttaagttatttaataaataccgcggatgctccggctgtggaatgaactcccttccgaggttttccccagggtctacagtatgggattTTTCAagaaaggagtgtacaggttttaaagCGTCGGCAAttcgcatgtaacacctctggagttgcatagCCTgaggtgactgcttaccatcaggcgggccgtatgcttgtttgccaccgtcgtggtataaaaaaaaagatattccGAACGATTCCAACGAACGAGAATAAGGCtggcatatttttttaagataacaCCCGATGCATCCGTAATTTTAGCCCGCATCTTTTGCAAGTATTGTAACTACCAGGAAGGGTCAATGTGACGAGACAAAACGGGACAAATGAGTTTGTAACGAAGTGTCAACTTCCCGGTCCGGGAGGGACCTGGCGAAGGTCGTGAGGCTCCAAACGTGCTATTTACAAAGATTATCTAAATTCACCGCCAGCGGAGAACCTGTGAACGTCCATAGTTCTAAAGAACCTAGAGATCAGGATATACTAGAGGCAAGCGCAGAGTCGAGacaaaatgttttgtgaatGATAGAACAGGAACGTGGTAGCTCAGAAGACGCAGATTACAGCCGACACTAATAATGATATATGACTTGTGGCTCCACGTGACAATATGTTAAAAATGTACGCATATACAAAATGATTTCAAGGTTTCGCGCACGATGATAgatgttttatttccgttaatttagTTGACTATTAGCTACTAGCCTTTACAGGTTCCGTTCCTGGTTCAGTATTATTAGTTATACAATCGCAGGAGCTTTTTCTTACCAAGTGTTTGATGTTCGTTTTAACGCGCATGTCTTAGAAATGATATTGTACCTAATCAAGTTGTGTATTTCTAGGAGGGCAAAATGTTGACTTACGAGATGGGCGCATTACTTAGGAAGAGATATAATGACTTCTTGGGACCTTATTATGAGCAAGGTAAGCAGAAATTAAAAGCTTTATGGAAAGGTGTTACTACAGTCAAccgcaataatatgttacacaacgaaggctgccaaaatatctgacacgatcatatttgtagagccataagagcgtgtcacatatttttgctgccttcgaagagtaacatattattgcaggtgactgtacattTACTATTTTTGACCCATTTTACTCCGGTTAAGCTGAAATTATTCATACATAAATGTAAGTTTGTTCTCGTGACGATGCCAAGTTATTATGTCATAGAGCTGGTCTT
Proteins encoded:
- the LOC133517676 gene encoding venom acid phosphatase Acph-1-like yields the protein MGLSTVVVLFLVAMTCGQDIHQEVDQPVELADELADTDVVLAFVIFRHGDRTPDEEELELSAEVVNRDVFFPYGMKALTNWGKQRSYKVGQYIRRRYDGLISRLYLPDEIVIRTTDYARTKMTALAALAAIYPPPPAQKWNPTLDWQPVPYNTLPYDEDDLLYWYNCPRYLWLRDRMYELPEVAPTLRQYNDLFRYLSEHTGKNITTPEQVFFLDNLFQALNNVNLKPPKWAQDVMPQIKTMTKIEYAIEVFNDELKRLSIGVLMAEIVNATNAAIAGNTDQPKLRLYSAHENNVATLMAAAGVFEPHQPMYGATFSLELRRHQLTGEYGITAVYAPVAGEPEEYLKINGCGGTMFCHYANFLELTQNVLWSRQDFQNQCPRRH